ACCGAAGAAGTTCGACGTCGCCGAGGTTGAGCGTCGGGCCGGTCATCGAAATGATGGTCAACTCAGCCACAGACTGAGTTGACCATCCACACGGCGTCGGCCCGATCCGGGTCGCCGAGACCCACCGGCGTTAACCGTCGACCGGAAACTGCAGTACCGCCCGTTGTGCATGTGCCCCGGTCACGGGTTGGTCGCCTCGTGTCGGAGTCGACGGACGTCGATCACCGGTCAGTTCTCACCGGCCCCGGCTGTGGTCTCTCGGTCGAGGCGGCGGACGAAGACGCCGGATCGGGGCTTGGGCTCAAAATACGATGACTTGGGAGGCATGAGTCCGTCCTCGTCAGCCACGGCCATCATCTCAGCCACCGACGTGGCATGCAGGACGAAGCCGACGCGGCCATCGGCGTCGCAGCGTGCGACCAGTGCGCCGATGCCCACCGGCTCGGGCACGTAGTCGATCATCGGGTCACTCCCCGGATCGGTGATGCCCATCACGGGTGCCAGGATCCCGTCCTGAAGCCGGGACACGTCCAACTGGTCGACGGCCCGGTTACCCGACGCGGCCGGCAGGTCCATGGAGAACCAGCGGCCACCCACGTACACCCCAATCGCACCAGCGCCATCAGGCCGGGCCTCGGAGACGTCGGCACACGGTACGAGGGGGCCGACGGCCGTCAGGGCCTCGACGAGGTCGTCGGTTGAGCGGCCGGCACGATCACCGACCCGGCGGTGGGCAGCCAGAACCTGCATCTCGGCATCAGGGAACAGGACGGCCTGAGTCCACTGCAGCGGATGGTCGTCACCGATATCGGGATTCCGATGTCGGGCCTCCACGGCGGCCGCCAGTCGGTGGTGGCCGTCGGTGACGTACAGCGGTCGGTCACCCATGGCGGCTACGAGGGCATCGGCAGCCTTACCGGACAGCGCCCAGATCGTCTGATGGATGCCGTCACCGTCGGCTTCCAGCACTGGTTCAGTGGCGCAACCGGCGATGATCGCCGCGTCTAGCACCGCATCGGTCCGATAGGTGAGCGAGATGGGGCTGGACGACATGCCCAACTCCAACAGGTGCCTGGTCAGCAGGTCGGCCCTCCCGGGACGTACCGCCTCGTGGCGCAACACCCGGCGGTCGCCCGGCTCGGTTACCGGCACCAAGCCCATCACGCCGGTCTGGACGTGGTCGCCTGTCTCCAGGCGGTACAGGAACAGCGACGGCTCGTCGTGCTCGGCGTAGGCACCGGCGTCATAGATGCGCTGCATGGATTCGGCACACTGGCCGATCAACCAGTCAACGTCGTCGCGCCACTCGACCGGCACATCCTCCTGGGATCGGGTGACGTTCAGGAAGCTGTATGGGTTCGCCTCGGCAATGGCCACGCGCTCGGACGGGGAGTAGGCGTCATAAGGACCGGTGGTGACCCTGTCAGCCCACGCCGGTTCGACGGTCAGCCCCGGAAAGGGGCGGAGCACACTCACTGCTCGCGAGCAGTTGTCTGGACCTGGATCACGTTGTCCAGGCTGGTTAGTTCTCGGGCGACGTCCTCGGTGACGTCACCGACTACGTCGATGATGGCCATGGCGGCGTTGGAACCCTGGAAGACCTTGTTCTCCATGGTCTGGACGTTGATGTCGGCCCGTCGCAGAACCTGCAGCGCGGCGGCCAGCACGCCCACCCGGTCGAAGTGTCGGATGGTGATGGTGGCGGAACCCATGCGGGTCCCGGCCACGTTCACGCAGTTCACCGGCTCACCGGTCCGGTAGGCCTCGATCACGTCGACGGTGCCCGCCGAGGTGGCGTCCTGGGCCTGCTGGGTCGACGCCCCAATGTGATGGGTGCCGACCACGTTGGGGTGGACGGCCAGCTCGGAGGTGAACTCACCTTCGCCGCCGGCCGGCTCGTCGCGGTACACGTCTAGTCCGGCCCGGATCCCCCTGGAGTCCATGGCAGCGATGAGCGCATCCTCGTCGACTACCTCACCACGGCTGGTGTTGATCAGGATGGCGCCCGGCTTCATGAGGTCCAGGAATCGTTTGTCGACCAGGTTCTCGGTTGCTGCGCCACCAGGCACGTGGATCGAGACGATGTCGGACTCGGTCACCAGCTCATCGAGGTCTTCGACCAGGCGGATACCGATGGAACGGATCCGGGCCTCGACGTCGGGTCGACGGTCGGCCTTGCGCTCGGCGACCACGGTCATGCCGAATGAGCGGGCCCGCTCGGCGACGGCCAACCCGATCTCGCCCACACCGATGACACCGAAGGTCTTGCCCATGAGACCGTCGGCCTTCGAGTACTCCTTTTTGTTCCACGTGCCGTGCTTGAGGTCGGTCGCTGCCGATGGGATGTGACGGTCGATGGCCAGCAGTAGGCCGAGGGTCAACTCGGCCACGGCGACCGAGTTGGTGCCCGGCACGTTGCACACGTAGATCCCGGCGTCGGCTGCCGCCTGGCAGTCGATGGTGTTGGTCCCGGCACCCGACCGGACGATCAGGCCTAGCCGGTCTGATCGGCTGGTCGTCGTCGCTGTGACCTTGGTGCTGCGGACGACGAGCACGTCGATGCCCTCGATGGCATCGGGAATGTCGTCGGCACCCAACTCGGGAGAGACGATGCACTCGTCGCCCCGATCCCTGAGGAGGTCGATGTATGCCTCGGGGAGAGCGTCTGCGAACAGGATCTTCATGGTTGCTCCTTCGACACGCCGACGCCGGCACCTACGGTGCGGACGGCGGGGTAGCCTGCGCGGATTCTGGGACGGACCGGTCCAACCTTCTCCTGAAGGGCCTGCTCTTGAAGAGCCTGCCCTTGAAGGGGAGGCGGGATCCGGACCGGGGACAAGCCTACGCAAGCCCCGTTCTCGGAACAATGGGCCAGACGACAGGGGGGCCTCGTGACCCGATCCATGAACCGTGATGTCATCATCACCTGCGCCGTGACCGGCTCAGGAGACACCACTGGGCGCAGTGAACATGTGCCGATCACCCCGGAACAGGTCGCGTCCTCCGCGCTGGACGCCGCTTCGGCTGGGGCGGCCATTGTCCACTGCCACGTGCGCGACCTCGATACCGGGAAGGGCACCCGCACCGTGGAGCTCTACCGGGAGGTGGTCGACCGCATCCGCGAAAAGAACACCGACGTGGTGGTGAACCTCACGGCGGGCATGGGCGGTGATCTCAATGTCGGCCCTGACGACGATCCGATGGCCTGGGAGTCCGGCACCGACCTGGTAGGCGGCCTCGAACGCCTGGCCCACGTGGAGGCCATCCGCCCCGACATCTGCTCGATGGACTGTGGGTCACTGAACTTCGGTGACCACAACGAGGTCTACGTGTCCACCCCGGCGATGTTGCGCATCATGGCCGAGCGGGTCCGAGAGCTAGGCGTGCGGCCCGAGCTGGAGGTCTTCGACACCGGCAACCTGTGGTTCGCCGAGACGATGATCGCCGAGGGTCTGATCGACGCCCCGTACTGGCTCCAGCTCTGCCTGTCGATCCCCTACGGGACACCGCTGGACGTCGGGATCCTTCAGGCCATGGTGAACCGACTGCCCGCTGAGGCCGAGTTCACGTCATTCGGTCTGGGAGCCATGCAGATGCCAATGGTGGCCCAGTCGGTGATGCTGGGTGGCCACGTGCGGGTCGGTCTGGAGGACAACCTCTACCTGGAGCGCGGGGTGCTGGCCACCAACGCTCAGCTGGTTGAGAAGGCCATCCGGATCGTGGAACTGATGGGTGCCCGGGTCCAGGCCCCGGCTGATGCCCGACAGACCCTAAACCTCGGCTAGGGCGGATTCGATGGACACGGTCGCCGGGGGGCGAGCCGTCGGCCTGGTGGGCACCGGGGTGATCGGCGCTGGTTGGGCCGTCCGGGCGTTGGCCCGGGGACTCGACGTGGTGGCCTGGGATCCGGCGTCGGGCGCCGAGGACCGGCTTCGTGCTGCCGTGCAGCGGGCCTGGCCGTCGGCCACGAAACTCGGCCTCTTCCCGGGAGCTGACCCGACCCGCCTGACATGGGTTGACACCGCTGAGGAGGTGGCCGGTCGGGTCGATTGGATTCAGGAGAGCGCCCCGGAGAACGAGACGGTCAAGCGGCCGCTGATCCAGGCTCTGGCCGCCCATTCCGGCCCGGAGGTAGTCATCGCTTCCAGCTCCTCGGGCCTCCTTCCCACCAATCTCCAGGAGGGTTGCAAGCATCCGGAGCGGGTCTTGATCGGACACCCCTTTAACCCGGTGTACCTGCTGCCCCTAGTCGAGGTTGTGGCCGGCGAGCAGACTTCTGAGGCGGCAATGGACGCCGCGGTAGCCCATTACGACGACCTGGTGATGTATCCGCTGGTGGTGCGAAACGAGATCGAGGGCTACCTCTCGGACCGACTCCAGGAGGCCCTGTGGCGGGAGGTTCTCCATTTGGTGAACGACGGGGTGGCCACCACCCGCGAGCTGGACGACGCCATCAACTACGGGCCGGGGCTCCGGTGGGCCGGTATGGGCACCAACCTGACCTTTCACCTGGCGGGCGGCGAGCAGGGCATGCGCCACATGCTTCGTCAGTTCGGTCCGGCCCTGAAGCTGCCATGGACGAAGCTTGAGGCGCCCGAGCTAACCGACGACCTCATCGAGGCCATGGCCGACGGGTGCGAGGAACAGGCCGGGGGGCGTTCCATCGCCGAACTGGAACGCCTCCGGGACGACTACGTCATCTCGGTGATGCGGTCGCTGCGGCCGCTGGACCTGGGTGCCGGCCGGTTGATCGCCGAGCGCGAGGCCCGCATCCACGAAGCCGGTTCGGGTTCGAGGTGGACCGCCGGCGACGACACGGCGAATCATTTGGTGGCCGCCCCGCTGGCTCTGTACGAAACGGTCGTCGAGCCCGACTGGGTGGACTACAACGGCCACATGTCCGAGTGGGCGTTCCTCACGGCCTTCGGTTGGGCCAGCGACAAACTGTTCCGCTACATCGGGATCGACGAGGACTACCGGGCGGCCGGCCATACCTTCTTCACCGTGGAGACCCATCTCAACTACGTGAAGGAGGCGTCGCTCGGCGAACCGTTGCGATTCACCACTCAGGTACTCGGTGTGGATTCCAAGCGGCTGCATTTCTTCCACGCGATGTATCTGGTGGATGAGGCTGGGGCCGTCGGCGACCTGTTGTGCACGACCGAACAGATGCTGCTACACGTCAACACCGAGACCGGTTCGACGGCACCCATCCTCGATGGTCCCGCCGCCGCCTTGGCTGCCGTTGCCAGAGTCCACGCCGACCTGCCCGTTCCGCCCCAGGTGGGTCGCGTTATGCGGATCCCCGCCTGACCCCCGATCCGACAAGAACCGTCCGACCCCGCTGCGTAGGGAGCCCCCATGGACTTCGCCCTGACCGATGAACAGGAGATGGTGGTCGACACCGTCCGAGCCTTCACCGAGCGCGAGTTGGTACCCCACGAGGAGGAGGTCGAGCGTCTCGGCGACGTTCGGCCGGAACTCGTCGTCCAGATCCGCGATCGGGCCCTGGATGCCGGGATCTACGCGGCCAACATGCCGGCCGACCTTGGCGGAGGTGGCCTCGACAACCTCACCATGGCACTCGTGGATCGGGCATTCGGCTGGACCCAGTACGCGCTGCACTACGTGGTGGCCCGGCCGTCCAACATCCTCCAGGCGTGCGTGGGTGACCAGATCGAGGAGTACCTGCTACCCACCATCCGTGGCGAGCGGGTCGACTGTCTGGCCATGAGCGAGCCCGATGCCGGGTCCGACGTGCGGGGCATGACGTGCCGGGCGGTGCGCGACGGGGACGACTACGTCATTAACGGGACCAAGCACTTCATCAGCCACGCCGACCTAGCCGACTACACAATCCTCTTTGCGGCGACCGGCGAGGAGGAGACCCCTCGGGGCCCCAAGAAGTTGATCACGTCGTTCCTGGTGGACCACGACACGCCGGGCCTGGAGATAGCCGATGGTTACCGGTCGGTGTCCAACCGCGGCTACCACAACTGCATCCTGAGCTTCGATGACTGCCGGGTGCCGGCGTCGGCCGTGCTGGGCGAGGAACACCGGGGTTTTGAGGTGGCCAACGAGTGGCTGGGCGCCACTCGCCTGCAGGTGGCCTCGGTGTGCCTGGGCCGGGCGGACCGGGCAATGGCCGTAGCCCTGGACTGGGCGGCATCACGCGAGCAGTTTGGCCAGAAGATCGGAAAGTTCCAGGGCGTCTCGTTCAAGTTGGCCGACATGCGGACCCGGATGGTCCAGGCCGAGCTAATGACCTACCGGGCGGCATGGCTGATGGATCGAGGGGAGATGGCTGACGGCGACGCCGCCATGGCCAAGATCTCGTCGACCGAGATGCTCCAGTTCGTGTCCGACGAGGCCATCCAGATCCTCGGCGGGATGGGCCTGATGGACGAGCTGCCGTTGGAGCGGATCTGGCGCGATGCCCGGGTGGACCGGATCTGGGACGGGACGAGCGAGATCCAGCGCCATATCGTGAGCCGCGAGATGTTGCGCCCCCTCGGCGCCTGATCCGGGGATCTCGAAGGTGACCGACGTGGGCGGGGAATCCCGCCTGACCCGCCTGCTTGCACCCCGATCGGTGGCCATGATCGGAGGCCGACCAGCGGAGCTGGCCATCGAACAGTGCCGTCGCCTGGGGTACGAGGGCGAGATGTGGGCGGTACATCCGACGCGGGCCGATCTGGCCGGGGTGTCGTGCGTGCCCTCGGTTGATGATCTTCCGGGGGTGCCCGACGCGGCATTGGTGGCCGTGAACCGGTACGCCACTGTCGAGGTTGTAGGACGTCTGGCTGCCATCGGTGCCGGCGCGGCGGTCTGTTACGCCTCGGGTTTCGCGGAGATCGGACCCGACGGCACGGCTTTGCAGGAGGCCCTGGTGGCGGCGGCCGATGGAATGCCCGTACTGGGCCCCAACTGCTACGGGACGGTGGCGGCCACCGTCGGCGCCGCGCTGTGGCCCGACCAGCAGGGCTGTCGTCGGGCCGATCGGGGCGTGGCGCTGGTGACCCAGAGCGGGAACATAGGCCTGGACCTGACCCTGCAGACCCGACCCATGCCCATTGCCCACATGTTGACGCTGGGGAATCAGGCCGATGTGGGTATCGAGGAATGCCTCGAGGCGCTGGTAGGCGATCCGGCGGTCACCGCGGTGGGCCTGCACGTCGAGGCCCTCCACGACGTGCCCCGATTCGTGGCTGCCTGCCAGCTGGCCTCAAGACGGGGCGTGCCGGTGGTGGCGCTCAAGACGGGGTCCTCGACCCGTGGCGCCGAGATCGCCGCGTCGCACACTTCGTCGATGGTGGGCAGCGACGAGGCCTATCAGGCCCTTTTCTGCCGGACGGGAGTGCGTCGGGTCCGGTCCGTGCCTGAGCTGCTCGACACGTTGCACGTACTGGACCGGCTTGGGGGTCTACCGGGGAACAGGATCGTCAGCCTGAGTTGCTCGGGTGGCGAGGCTTCCATCGTGGCTGACCGTTGCGAGGGACTTGACCTCTCGCTACCCGGGTTCGACGGTGCTCGGGTAGATCGGATCCGGACGGCCCTTGGTGACCCCCAGAAAGCAGCCCTAGTTTCAGTCTCCAACCCGTTCGACTACCACACGTTCATTTGGGGCGATGCGGAACGCTTGCTGGCCACGTTCACCGAGGCGGTCACCCGCGAACCAGACGGAGCGCCGGACGCCGCCCTCCTAGTCCTGGACTTCCCGCCGGAGGACTCAACGTCGGACCTCGACGCCTCTAGTTGGTGGCCGACGCTTGAGGCGTTCGGTGCCGCGTGCATGGCGACCGGGACCCCCGGCGTGGTGGCTGCATCGATGGCCGAGAACCTTCCATTGACGGTGGAGGCCTCAGCGGCCGACATCGGTCTTGTGCCGGTCCGGGGCATCGATGAGGCACTGGTCGGGTTGGAGGCCGCCGCCTGGTGGGGGCGGAGGGTGGACGGCCCGTCGCTGGCGCCCCTGCCGGCGAGAACGACAGCGCCGTCGGGCCGGGTCGGGGGTACCTGGGCGACCTTGTTGGAGGCCGAGGCCAAGGCGGTGCTGGCCGGGCACGGAGTGCCGGTCCCGCCTGGTGAGGTGGTGGGGGTCGAGGAGGCCGCCGCGGCGGCCGACCGGATGGGCTGGCCGGTGGTCGTCAAGGCGGTTGGCGTAGCCCACAAGACCGAGGTCGACGGCGTGGCCGTCGGGTTGACAGACGCGGCCGAGGTGACTGGTGCGGCCCGGCGGATCGGGCTGGCCACCGGGGCTGACCGAGTGCTGGTCGAGGCGCAGATAGACGGGCCAGTTGGCGGGCCCGTCGAGTTGCTGGTCACCGTCCGACGGGCCGACCCGGTGGGGTGGCTCCTCACCGTGGGGGCCGGGGGCACCCTCGTCGAGGTGCTGGCTGACACCCGAAACCTGTTACTGCCGGCCGCCGATGATGACATCCGGAGGGCACTCCAGGCGTTGGCCATCCGTCCGTTGCTGGACGGCCATCGGGGTCGACCGGGGGTCGATCTGGATGCAGTGGTCGACGTAATCCAACGGATCGGGGCGGCCGCTCTTGCCGTGGAGGGATTGGTCGAGGTGGAAGTCAACCCGTTGATGGCCACCGCGGAAGGTGCCACGGTGGTGGACGTCTTGATGCAGGTCGAGGACCCCGAGGAGCAGTCATGAGTGAAGAGACGGCGAGCCCGATCCGGACGACGGTCGATGGTCCGATCCTCGACGTGGTGTTGGACCGTCCGAAGGCCAACGCCATCGATGCGGCGACTAGCCGTGAGCTGGGCCGAGTGTTCGCGGGGTTCCGTGACGACCCGTCATTGCGGGTGGCCGTGTTTACCGGTGTCGGTGAACGGTTCTTCTCGGCTGGTTGGGACCTGACGGCGGCGGCCGACGGGGAGGCGTTCGAAGCTGACTACGGCGAGGGAGGTTTCGGGGGGTTCTGTGAACTTCCGGGTCGGAACAAACCGGTGGTCTGTGCGGTGAACGGCATGGCCGTCGGAGGCGGTTTCGAGATCGCCATGGCCGCCGAGTTCGTGGTGGCCGCCGAGCACGCGACTTTCTTCCTGCCCGAGACCGGTCTGGGAATCATCCCCGACGCGGGCGCTATCCGACTGCCACGTCAATTGCCGGCGGTGGTGGCCAACGAGGTGCTCTACGGCGGTAGGCGCCTGGATGCCGCCGAGGCGGAACGGTGGGGTCTGGTCAACCGAGTGGTGCCGGTCGACGAGTTGTCCGCCGCGGCTCGGGAGCTGGCCGGGCGGATCGCAGCAGCGGCCCCGTTGGCCGTGGAGGCCGTGATGGCCATCGACCAGGCCACGGGCCACCGGTCACTGAACGAGGCGTTCGGGCATCTGCGGTCGGGTCAACTCGAGGCCTACGAGAGGATGTTGACCTCTGAGGATGCCCTGGAGGGACCGAGGGCTTTCACCGAGCAGAGGGACCCCTACTGGCAGGGATGTTGATCTACTGACAGGAAACTCTGAAGGGCACGGAAGTGCGATAGGTTCCGGCCCCGTCGGGCGGACCCTCTGTGGCCCGTTCGCTCCGATCGGACGACGGTGTCCGGTCACTGACCAGTAATGAGGAATACATGAGCAAGCGTCTGACGACCCCGATGGTCCGGGACGATGGCGTCCTCCGCGAGGCCACCTGGGAGGAGGCCCTCCAGCGGGCCGCCACCGGGTTTCGCGCTGCGGTCGACACCCACGGCCCGACGGCCTTCGGGATGTTCAGTTGTTCGAAGACCACCAACGAGGTGAACTACGCCGCGCAGCGGTTCGCCCGTCGGGTCATCGGCTCGAACAACATCGACAGCTGTAATCGAACTTGACACGCTCCCAGCGTCGTCGGTCTGGCGACGGTCTTCGGAGCAGGCGGGGGAACCTCCTCGTATGTGGAAATCGAGGAAGCGGACCTCATCATCATGTGGGGATCCAACGCACGTAACGCACACCCGATCTTCTTTCATCACGCCCTACGTGGTGTGGCCAACGGTGCGCGCATGTGGTCCGTCGACCCGCGCCGCACCGGCACTGCCAAGTTCGCCGACCACTGGCTGGGCCTCAACGTCGGCACCGACATTGGCCTGGCCAACGGCGTGGCCCGCGAGATCATCGCTGCGGGCCTCACCAACGACGAATTCATCGCCAACGCCACCACCGGCTACGAGGAGTTCGTGGCCTTCGTCGAACCGTGGACCCTGGAGCACACCTCGGCGGTCACCGGCGTACCAGCCGAGGCAATCCGCGACCTAGCTCATGCATACGCCACAGCCGACAAGGCCCAGATCTGCTGGACGCTGGGGATCACCGAGCACCACACCGGCGTCGACAACGTGCAGTCCCTCTGCAATCTGTCGCTTCTCACCGGTCACGTCGGGCGTTGGGGATCGGG
Above is a window of Acidimicrobiales bacterium DNA encoding:
- a CDS encoding DUF1015 domain-containing protein, whose protein sequence is MLRPFPGLTVEPAWADRVTTGPYDAYSPSERVAIAEANPYSFLNVTRSQEDVPVEWRDDVDWLIGQCAESMQRIYDAGAYAEHDEPSLFLYRLETGDHVQTGVMGLVPVTEPGDRRVLRHEAVRPGRADLLTRHLLELGMSSSPISLTYRTDAVLDAAIIAGCATEPVLEADGDGIHQTIWALSGKAADALVAAMGDRPLYVTDGHHRLAAAVEARHRNPDIGDDHPLQWTQAVLFPDAEMQVLAAHRRVGDRAGRSTDDLVEALTAVGPLVPCADVSEARPDGAGAIGVYVGGRWFSMDLPAASGNRAVDQLDVSRLQDGILAPVMGITDPGSDPMIDYVPEPVGIGALVARCDADGRVGFVLHATSVAEMMAVADEDGLMPPKSSYFEPKPRSGVFVRRLDRETTAGAGEN
- a CDS encoding NAD(P)-dependent oxidoreductase → MKILFADALPEAYIDLLRDRGDECIVSPELGADDIPDAIEGIDVLVVRSTKVTATTTSRSDRLGLIVRSGAGTNTIDCQAAADAGIYVCNVPGTNSVAVAELTLGLLLAIDRHIPSAATDLKHGTWNKKEYSKADGLMGKTFGVIGVGEIGLAVAERARSFGMTVVAERKADRRPDVEARIRSIGIRLVEDLDELVTESDIVSIHVPGGAATENLVDKRFLDLMKPGAILINTSRGEVVDEDALIAAMDSRGIRAGLDVYRDEPAGGEGEFTSELAVHPNVVGTHHIGASTQQAQDATSAGTVDVIEAYRTGEPVNCVNVAGTRMGSATITIRHFDRVGVLAAALQVLRRADINVQTMENKVFQGSNAAMAIIDVVGDVTEDVARELTSLDNVIQVQTTAREQ
- a CDS encoding 3-keto-5-aminohexanoate cleavage protein, which produces MTRSMNRDVIITCAVTGSGDTTGRSEHVPITPEQVASSALDAASAGAAIVHCHVRDLDTGKGTRTVELYREVVDRIREKNTDVVVNLTAGMGGDLNVGPDDDPMAWESGTDLVGGLERLAHVEAIRPDICSMDCGSLNFGDHNEVYVSTPAMLRIMAERVRELGVRPELEVFDTGNLWFAETMIAEGLIDAPYWLQLCLSIPYGTPLDVGILQAMVNRLPAEAEFTSFGLGAMQMPMVAQSVMLGGHVRVGLEDNLYLERGVLATNAQLVEKAIRIVELMGARVQAPADARQTLNLG
- a CDS encoding L-carnitine dehydrogenase, with the translated sequence MDTVAGGRAVGLVGTGVIGAGWAVRALARGLDVVAWDPASGAEDRLRAAVQRAWPSATKLGLFPGADPTRLTWVDTAEEVAGRVDWIQESAPENETVKRPLIQALAAHSGPEVVIASSSSGLLPTNLQEGCKHPERVLIGHPFNPVYLLPLVEVVAGEQTSEAAMDAAVAHYDDLVMYPLVVRNEIEGYLSDRLQEALWREVLHLVNDGVATTRELDDAINYGPGLRWAGMGTNLTFHLAGGEQGMRHMLRQFGPALKLPWTKLEAPELTDDLIEAMADGCEEQAGGRSIAELERLRDDYVISVMRSLRPLDLGAGRLIAEREARIHEAGSGSRWTAGDDTANHLVAAPLALYETVVEPDWVDYNGHMSEWAFLTAFGWASDKLFRYIGIDEDYRAAGHTFFTVETHLNYVKEASLGEPLRFTTQVLGVDSKRLHFFHAMYLVDEAGAVGDLLCTTEQMLLHVNTETGSTAPILDGPAAALAAVARVHADLPVPPQVGRVMRIPA
- a CDS encoding acyl-CoA dehydrogenase family protein; the encoded protein is MDFALTDEQEMVVDTVRAFTERELVPHEEEVERLGDVRPELVVQIRDRALDAGIYAANMPADLGGGGLDNLTMALVDRAFGWTQYALHYVVARPSNILQACVGDQIEEYLLPTIRGERVDCLAMSEPDAGSDVRGMTCRAVRDGDDYVINGTKHFISHADLADYTILFAATGEEETPRGPKKLITSFLVDHDTPGLEIADGYRSVSNRGYHNCILSFDDCRVPASAVLGEEHRGFEVANEWLGATRLQVASVCLGRADRAMAVALDWAASREQFGQKIGKFQGVSFKLADMRTRMVQAELMTYRAAWLMDRGEMADGDAAMAKISSTEMLQFVSDEAIQILGGMGLMDELPLERIWRDARVDRIWDGTSEIQRHIVSREMLRPLGA
- a CDS encoding acetate--CoA ligase family protein codes for the protein MTDVGGESRLTRLLAPRSVAMIGGRPAELAIEQCRRLGYEGEMWAVHPTRADLAGVSCVPSVDDLPGVPDAALVAVNRYATVEVVGRLAAIGAGAAVCYASGFAEIGPDGTALQEALVAAADGMPVLGPNCYGTVAATVGAALWPDQQGCRRADRGVALVTQSGNIGLDLTLQTRPMPIAHMLTLGNQADVGIEECLEALVGDPAVTAVGLHVEALHDVPRFVAACQLASRRGVPVVALKTGSSTRGAEIAASHTSSMVGSDEAYQALFCRTGVRRVRSVPELLDTLHVLDRLGGLPGNRIVSLSCSGGEASIVADRCEGLDLSLPGFDGARVDRIRTALGDPQKAALVSVSNPFDYHTFIWGDAERLLATFTEAVTREPDGAPDAALLVLDFPPEDSTSDLDASSWWPTLEAFGAACMATGTPGVVAASMAENLPLTVEASAADIGLVPVRGIDEALVGLEAAAWWGRRVDGPSLAPLPARTTAPSGRVGGTWATLLEAEAKAVLAGHGVPVPPGEVVGVEEAAAAADRMGWPVVVKAVGVAHKTEVDGVAVGLTDAAEVTGAARRIGLATGADRVLVEAQIDGPVGGPVELLVTVRRADPVGWLLTVGAGGTLVEVLADTRNLLLPAADDDIRRALQALAIRPLLDGHRGRPGVDLDAVVDVIQRIGAAALAVEGLVEVEVNPLMATAEGATVVDVLMQVEDPEEQS
- a CDS encoding enoyl-CoA hydratase-related protein — protein: MSEETASPIRTTVDGPILDVVLDRPKANAIDAATSRELGRVFAGFRDDPSLRVAVFTGVGERFFSAGWDLTAAADGEAFEADYGEGGFGGFCELPGRNKPVVCAVNGMAVGGGFEIAMAAEFVVAAEHATFFLPETGLGIIPDAGAIRLPRQLPAVVANEVLYGGRRLDAAEAERWGLVNRVVPVDELSAAARELAGRIAAAAPLAVEAVMAIDQATGHRSLNEAFGHLRSGQLEAYERMLTSEDALEGPRAFTEQRDPYWQGC